A region from the Kribbella shirazensis genome encodes:
- a CDS encoding MMPL family transporter: MFSRLGRFVVHNPWKVIAAWVVAAVAVIAFAPTLADVTTKDQAALLPDKYESVQAQKLAADAFGQTNDATASIVVKRNDGGELTAADQAKVTDLAARITAAKIDRVTAAITGPQAVSPNKQVQIVSIGLKGLAEDQAVLDAVQKVRDVTASALTGTDLEYGVTGDAALLLDNQDAFDNAFVVVGIATVVLIIGLLLVIYRSPVAAFLPILTVGLVSAIAPGLIALAAKAFDLQVTQDLQTILTVVLYGVGTDYILFLLFRYRERLRAGEQPKEALVNAVARVAEVIVSAAGAIIVAFSALLLAVFGGFKSLGPGLAIAVAVMAFAAITLIPAVVSLLGPKVFWPSKSWQKTPKGAMFKRFGTFTARRPAVVAAISGGVMVVLALGSLGMKVDYDAFSQLPDGTESARAIKDLQAGFPAGALNPTTVYVRSTDGTPLDQAELTTYAEKLAKVDGVGGVLPSGADGSVALLNKDKTVAQINVVLKNAPYANASLDLVDGKLREVSHAEAPEGTTTLLGGVTASYTDIRDANSRDLSVIFPVAGGLIAVILALLLRSLIAPLVLMLAVVLSFFSSIGATVFVFQGAAGHPGVTFSLPIMLYLFVVAIGTDYNILMIARLREEAERGTDPRTAADLAIEHGGPSVAAAGLILAGTFSSLMLAGMALLTEMGFSVAAGIVISAFVMSSFLVPSVIALLGTRAWWPRRPKAPSAAPEERELEPVG; this comes from the coding sequence GTGTTCAGCAGACTCGGACGCTTCGTCGTCCACAACCCGTGGAAGGTGATCGCCGCGTGGGTGGTCGCGGCGGTGGCCGTGATCGCGTTCGCGCCGACGCTCGCGGACGTCACCACCAAGGACCAGGCGGCCTTGCTGCCCGACAAGTACGAGTCCGTGCAGGCGCAGAAGCTGGCCGCGGACGCGTTCGGGCAGACCAACGACGCGACCGCCAGCATCGTCGTCAAGCGCAACGACGGCGGCGAACTGACCGCGGCCGACCAGGCCAAGGTCACCGACCTCGCGGCCAGGATCACTGCGGCCAAGATCGACCGCGTCACCGCCGCGATCACCGGCCCGCAGGCGGTCTCGCCGAACAAGCAGGTGCAGATCGTCAGCATCGGCCTGAAGGGTCTGGCGGAGGACCAGGCGGTACTCGACGCCGTCCAGAAGGTCCGCGACGTCACCGCGTCCGCGCTCACCGGCACCGACCTCGAGTACGGCGTGACCGGCGACGCGGCCCTGCTGCTCGACAACCAGGACGCGTTCGACAACGCGTTCGTGGTGGTCGGGATCGCGACCGTCGTCCTGATCATCGGCCTGCTGCTGGTGATCTATCGCAGCCCGGTCGCCGCGTTCCTGCCGATCCTGACCGTCGGGCTGGTGTCCGCGATCGCGCCCGGCCTGATCGCACTGGCGGCGAAGGCGTTCGACCTGCAGGTGACGCAGGACCTGCAGACGATCCTCACCGTCGTCCTGTACGGCGTCGGCACCGACTACATCCTGTTCCTGCTGTTCCGGTACCGCGAACGGCTACGCGCCGGCGAGCAGCCGAAGGAAGCGCTGGTGAACGCGGTCGCCCGCGTCGCCGAGGTGATCGTGTCGGCGGCCGGTGCCATCATCGTCGCGTTCAGCGCCCTGCTGCTCGCCGTGTTCGGCGGGTTCAAGAGCCTCGGCCCGGGGCTTGCGATCGCGGTCGCGGTGATGGCGTTCGCGGCGATCACGCTGATCCCGGCGGTCGTCTCGCTGCTCGGCCCGAAGGTGTTCTGGCCGTCGAAGTCGTGGCAGAAGACGCCGAAGGGCGCGATGTTCAAGCGGTTCGGCACCTTCACCGCGCGCCGTCCGGCCGTGGTCGCGGCGATCTCCGGCGGCGTGATGGTCGTGCTCGCGCTCGGCTCGCTCGGGATGAAGGTCGACTACGACGCGTTCAGCCAACTCCCGGACGGCACCGAGTCGGCGCGCGCGATCAAGGACCTGCAGGCGGGCTTCCCCGCCGGTGCGCTCAACCCGACGACGGTCTACGTGCGCAGCACCGACGGTACGCCGCTCGACCAGGCGGAACTGACGACGTACGCCGAGAAGCTGGCCAAGGTCGACGGTGTCGGCGGGGTGCTTCCGTCCGGCGCGGACGGCAGCGTGGCGCTGCTGAACAAGGACAAGACGGTCGCCCAGATCAACGTCGTACTGAAGAACGCGCCGTACGCGAACGCCTCGCTCGACCTCGTCGACGGGAAGCTGCGCGAGGTGTCGCACGCGGAGGCTCCGGAGGGTACGACGACGTTGCTCGGCGGCGTGACCGCCAGCTACACCGACATCCGGGACGCGAACAGCCGGGACCTCTCGGTGATCTTCCCGGTCGCGGGCGGGCTGATCGCGGTGATCCTCGCGCTGCTGCTGCGGTCGCTGATCGCTCCGCTGGTGCTGATGCTCGCGGTGGTACTGAGCTTCTTCAGCTCCATCGGCGCGACCGTGTTCGTGTTCCAGGGCGCCGCCGGGCACCCGGGTGTGACGTTCTCGCTGCCGATCATGCTGTATCTGTTCGTCGTTGCCATCGGCACCGACTACAACATCCTGATGATCGCGCGGTTGCGTGAGGAGGCCGAACGTGGGACGGACCCACGGACGGCGGCCGATCTCGCGATCGAGCACGGCGGCCCGTCGGTGGCCGCGGCCGGGCTGATCCTGGCCGGCACGTTCTCCTCGCTGATGCTGGCCGGGATGGCGCTGCTCACCGAGATGGGGTTCTCGGTCGCGGCCGGCATCGTGATCTCGGCGTTCGTGATGTCGAGCTTCCTGGTGCCCAGCGTGATCGCCCTGCTCGGCACCCGCGCCTGGTGGCCACGCCGGCCGAAGGCGCCCTCGGCGGCACCCGAGGAGCGCGAGCTGGAACCGGTCGGCTGA
- a CDS encoding AI-2E family transporter: MSDMGRGDELVQDETRVSDETGVSDATAASDEASPVADNEVLEKSSAPASDEPRATVNHGVTPAMEIASAWAWRFLVVVAAVLVIGYGMRYLSEVVVPVTVGVLLTALLIPVTNGLQKLRLPRGPAAGLTVVATIVVVAGLLTLVGTQIAGQFEDLSNQVGEGVQRLRELARLNFGLTDDDITELFRQAREQITTGGALGQQAAAVGTTATHAVAGLFISLFCLFFFLYQGEQIWSWLVRLFPRRARDKADSSGRKAWVSLTAFVRATVIVAAVDAIGISLGAAILGLPLVSAIGILVFVGAFIPVVGALISGVVAVLVALVAKGPLIAIIMLAVVIGVQQLEAHVLQPFLLGRAVSVHPLAIILAIATGVVIAGIVGALVAVPTAAVLNTIVNHLAGNDVDPEPPRPLPRRRHQPATIED; the protein is encoded by the coding sequence ATGAGCGACATGGGGCGGGGCGACGAGCTGGTGCAGGACGAGACCAGGGTGTCCGACGAGACCGGGGTGTCCGATGCGACCGCGGCGTCCGACGAGGCCAGTCCGGTCGCGGACAACGAAGTACTGGAGAAGTCCAGTGCGCCGGCGTCCGACGAGCCCAGGGCGACGGTGAACCACGGGGTGACGCCGGCGATGGAGATCGCCAGTGCGTGGGCGTGGCGGTTCCTGGTGGTCGTGGCGGCCGTGCTGGTGATCGGCTACGGGATGCGGTACCTGTCCGAGGTCGTCGTACCGGTGACCGTCGGCGTACTCCTCACCGCGCTCCTGATCCCGGTCACCAACGGGCTGCAGAAGCTTCGCCTGCCGCGCGGTCCGGCGGCGGGCCTCACCGTGGTCGCGACGATCGTCGTGGTGGCCGGTCTGCTGACGCTGGTCGGGACGCAGATCGCCGGTCAGTTCGAGGACCTGTCCAACCAGGTCGGCGAAGGTGTGCAGAGGCTGCGCGAACTGGCACGGCTCAACTTCGGTCTGACCGACGACGACATCACCGAGCTGTTCCGGCAGGCGCGGGAACAGATCACGACCGGCGGCGCCCTCGGTCAGCAGGCGGCAGCGGTCGGTACGACGGCGACGCACGCGGTGGCCGGGTTGTTCATCTCGCTGTTCTGCCTGTTCTTCTTCCTGTACCAGGGCGAGCAGATCTGGTCGTGGCTCGTCCGGTTGTTCCCGCGCCGCGCCCGTGACAAGGCGGACTCGTCCGGCCGGAAGGCGTGGGTCTCGCTGACCGCGTTCGTCCGCGCCACGGTCATCGTCGCCGCGGTCGACGCGATCGGGATCTCGCTCGGCGCCGCGATCCTGGGCCTGCCGCTCGTGAGCGCGATCGGCATCCTGGTGTTCGTCGGCGCGTTCATCCCGGTCGTCGGCGCACTGATCAGCGGCGTGGTCGCGGTCCTCGTCGCCTTGGTTGCCAAGGGCCCTCTCATCGCGATCATCATGCTCGCGGTCGTGATCGGCGTACAGCAGCTGGAGGCCCACGTCCTGCAGCCGTTCCTGCTCGGCCGCGCCGTCAGCGTCCACCCCCTGGCCATCATCCTGGCGATCGCCACCGGCGTCGTCATCGCCGGCATCGTCGGCGCCCTGGTAGCAGTCCCCACCGCCGCAGTCCTCAACACCATCGTCAACCACCTGGCCGGCAACGACGTAGACCCCGAACCCCCCAGACCCCTCCCCAGACGCCGCCACCAACCAGCGACCATCGAGGACTAG
- a CDS encoding glutamate mutase L, protein MSMVVAVDFGSTFTKAVAVDSGSGALVARAEHRTTIDTDVMDGWHACRAVLEAADRGVKNAEVLACSSAGGGLRIGVVGNEELVTAEAGKRVALSSGGRVVAVVSGGLTATTQKELRKDRPDVVLLLGGTDGGNAAVLLKAAETLAKYRWRKPVVVAGNIDAQAEITETLTVAEVPHVLAENVVPEIGVFAPDSARAAIREMFLAHVIGGKNLSRDPSFTRLVRAATPDVVLRGVEVLAGLHGDVAVVDIGGATTDVHSVIELDPEDANLGREVVATHPVTRTVEGDLGMRWSAVPVVEAGAEAALVADAAGLRAAAVRRREDPSYLPDDARETSYDETLASVAATVALRRHAGRQRIVFGPGGRVIERSGKDLREVDLLVGSGGVLRHNPPEVAARILGSIGTNAQEEGWLVPQNAEVCVDADYVLAAVGLLADDDPKAAEGLAAHIHGTGLAGH, encoded by the coding sequence ATGAGCATGGTTGTGGCGGTCGACTTCGGGTCGACCTTCACGAAGGCGGTGGCGGTGGATTCCGGCTCGGGTGCGCTGGTGGCCCGGGCCGAGCACCGCACGACGATCGACACCGATGTCATGGACGGGTGGCACGCGTGCCGCGCCGTCCTCGAGGCGGCCGACCGCGGTGTGAAGAACGCCGAGGTGCTGGCCTGCTCGAGTGCGGGCGGCGGGCTGCGGATCGGTGTGGTGGGCAACGAAGAGCTCGTCACCGCGGAGGCGGGGAAGCGGGTCGCGTTGTCCAGCGGCGGGCGAGTGGTGGCCGTCGTCAGCGGCGGGCTGACCGCGACGACCCAGAAGGAGCTGCGCAAGGACCGCCCGGACGTCGTCCTGCTGCTCGGCGGCACGGACGGCGGCAACGCGGCCGTCCTGCTCAAGGCCGCCGAGACGCTGGCGAAGTACCGGTGGCGGAAACCGGTCGTTGTCGCGGGCAACATCGATGCCCAGGCGGAAATAACGGAAACGCTGACCGTGGCGGAAGTACCGCATGTACTGGCGGAAAACGTCGTACCCGAGATCGGGGTGTTCGCGCCGGACAGTGCGCGGGCCGCGATCCGGGAGATGTTCCTGGCGCACGTGATCGGCGGGAAGAACCTGTCGCGGGACCCCTCGTTCACGCGCCTGGTCCGCGCGGCGACGCCGGACGTCGTACTGCGAGGCGTCGAGGTGCTCGCCGGTCTGCACGGTGACGTGGCGGTCGTGGACATCGGCGGCGCCACCACCGACGTGCACTCGGTGATCGAACTCGATCCCGAGGACGCGAACCTCGGCCGCGAGGTCGTCGCGACCCATCCGGTGACCCGGACCGTCGAGGGCGATCTCGGGATGCGCTGGAGCGCCGTACCGGTGGTCGAGGCGGGCGCCGAGGCAGCGCTGGTCGCGGACGCGGCCGGCCTGCGGGCGGCGGCGGTGCGTCGTCGCGAGGATCCGTCGTACCTGCCGGACGACGCGCGGGAGACGTCGTACGACGAGACGTTGGCGAGTGTCGCCGCGACGGTCGCGCTGCGCCGGCATGCGGGGCGGCAGCGGATCGTGTTCGGGCCCGGCGGCCGGGTGATCGAGCGGTCCGGGAAGGACCTGCGCGAGGTCGACCTGCTGGTCGGGTCCGGGGGAGTACTGCGGCACAACCCGCCGGAGGTCGCGGCGCGGATCCTCGGCTCGATCGGCACGAACGCGCAGGAGGAGGGCTGGCTCGTCCCGCAGAACGCGGAGGTGTGCGTCGACGCGGACTACGTCCTCGCCGCGGTCGGCCTACTCGCGGACGACGACCCGAAGGCGGCCGAGGGCCTGGCCGCTCACATTCATGGAACGGGCCTGGCCGGGCACTAG
- a CDS encoding (2Fe-2S)-binding protein, with the protein MIVCHCEVVSDRDVVESIDAGARTLAQVCGATGAGRNCGGCVFSLKRLLCQHESSVSAASFTEVAGATG; encoded by the coding sequence GTGATTGTCTGCCACTGTGAGGTCGTCAGCGACCGGGATGTCGTCGAGAGCATCGACGCCGGCGCTCGTACGCTCGCGCAGGTGTGCGGGGCGACCGGAGCGGGACGGAACTGTGGCGGCTGCGTATTCTCTTTGAAGCGCCTGCTGTGCCAGCATGAGAGTTCGGTCTCGGCAGCCTCGTTCACGGAGGTGGCAGGTGCAACCGGTTAG
- a CDS encoding DUF1905 domain-containing protein, translating into MREFRFTAPLWRHEGEGSWYFVTVPEEISDEITDLSEGRRKGFGSVRVAVTIGDSNWRTSVFPTKTGTYVLPIKKPVRLAEELVEGIPVDTRLELVDF; encoded by the coding sequence GTGAGAGAGTTCCGGTTCACGGCGCCGCTGTGGCGGCACGAGGGCGAGGGCAGCTGGTACTTCGTCACGGTGCCGGAGGAGATCAGTGACGAGATCACGGACCTGAGCGAGGGCCGCCGGAAAGGGTTCGGGTCGGTGCGGGTCGCGGTGACCATCGGTGACAGCAACTGGCGGACGTCGGTGTTCCCGACGAAGACCGGCACCTACGTCCTCCCGATCAAGAAGCCGGTGCGGCTGGCCGAGGAACTGGTCGAAGGCATCCCGGTCGACACGCGCCTCGAACTGGTGGACTTCTAG
- a CDS encoding cystathionine gamma-synthase: protein MNKEHHYGFETLAIHAGNEPDPTTGAVVPPIYATSTYKQDGVGGLRNGYEYSRSANPTRTALEECLAAIESGTRGFAFASGLAAEDTLIRSVCAPGDHVVFPDDAYGGTFRLFSRVLSNWGVEMTPAAVTHPEAIRAAIQPGKTKVVWLETPTNPLLNVADIAIVAQIAHDAGALLVVDNTFASAYLQQPLELGADVVVHSTTKYMGGHSDVVGGALIVRDAELADKIAFHQNAIGAVAGPFDSWLVLRGIKTLGVRMDRHSDNAERVVEFLQRHQSVSQVLYPGLDGHPGHETAAKQMKRFGGIVSFRVTGGEAQALDICNKAEVFTLGESLGGVESLIEHPGKMTHASVAGTPLEVPADLIRLSVGIETIDDLLLDLERALS from the coding sequence GTGAACAAGGAACACCACTACGGCTTCGAGACACTTGCCATCCACGCCGGGAACGAGCCCGACCCGACCACCGGTGCGGTGGTGCCGCCGATCTACGCGACCAGCACCTACAAGCAGGACGGCGTCGGCGGGCTGCGCAACGGGTACGAGTACTCCCGCTCGGCGAACCCGACCCGGACGGCGCTCGAGGAGTGTCTGGCAGCGATCGAGTCCGGCACCCGCGGCTTCGCGTTCGCCAGCGGTCTCGCCGCCGAGGACACGCTGATCCGCTCGGTGTGCGCGCCGGGCGACCACGTGGTGTTCCCCGACGACGCGTACGGCGGCACGTTCCGGCTGTTCTCCCGCGTGCTGAGCAACTGGGGTGTCGAGATGACGCCCGCCGCGGTCACCCACCCGGAGGCGATCCGGGCCGCGATCCAGCCGGGGAAGACCAAGGTGGTCTGGCTGGAGACGCCGACCAACCCGCTGCTGAACGTCGCGGACATCGCCATCGTCGCCCAGATCGCCCACGACGCCGGCGCGCTGCTGGTGGTGGACAACACCTTCGCCTCGGCGTACCTGCAGCAGCCGCTGGAGCTTGGCGCGGACGTGGTCGTGCACTCGACGACGAAGTACATGGGCGGGCACTCCGACGTGGTCGGCGGCGCCCTGATCGTGCGGGACGCCGAGCTCGCGGACAAGATCGCCTTCCACCAGAACGCGATCGGCGCGGTCGCGGGGCCGTTCGACTCGTGGCTCGTGCTGCGTGGCATCAAGACGCTCGGCGTCCGGATGGACCGGCACAGCGACAACGCAGAGAGGGTCGTCGAGTTCCTCCAGCGGCACCAGTCCGTCAGCCAGGTGCTGTACCCGGGCCTTGACGGGCACCCGGGACACGAGACCGCGGCCAAGCAGATGAAGCGGTTCGGCGGGATCGTCAGCTTCCGCGTCACCGGCGGCGAGGCGCAGGCGCTGGACATCTGCAACAAGGCCGAGGTGTTCACCCTCGGGGAGTCGCTCGGCGGCGTCGAGTCGCTGATCGAGCACCCCGGCAAGATGACCCACGCCTCGGTCGCGGGTACGCCGCTCGAGGTCCCGGCCGACCTGATCCGGTTGAGCGTCGGCATCGAGACGATCGACGACCTGTTGCTCGACTTGGAACGTGCACTGTCCTGA
- a CDS encoding PLP-dependent aminotransferase family protein translates to MRARYLPASTLTGLLDEWADGSGPAYRLLAERLRLLIADGRIMPGSRLPSERELTDALGVSRTTVASAYRELRDNGYLTSRRGSGSVTALPSKVEPELGRHHAPGIDTEGLYDFTCAAPSAVPGISTAVASAAGDLPLHLATPGYHPQGLPVLRSEIAAAYCERGLPTSADQIIVTAGALAATSIAVRAITQIGDRVLTESPTHPNSVDAIRRSGCRVVAVPMSPGGWDLPLLEATIRQTAPRAAWLVVDFQNPTGFLMPAADRQRLARAFARSRTTAIVDETLFELSLDGQEMPPPFASYDPDGVITVGSVSKSFWGGLRIGWMRVPEPLVARVLDARASMDLGAPVLEQLVVADLLRQRSTILPERRASLARRRDALAGAVSAELPSWRFRLPGGGLSLWCELPEPVGSSLVGVAQRNGALLVAGSRFSPDGGLESFIRLPYTLDEEGLREGVGRLAASYASLTSGSIARRPGVMIA, encoded by the coding sequence ATGCGAGCGCGTTATCTCCCCGCCAGCACGTTGACCGGCCTGCTCGACGAGTGGGCCGACGGATCCGGTCCGGCGTACCGCCTGCTGGCCGAGCGGCTGCGGCTGCTGATCGCGGACGGGCGGATCATGCCCGGCTCGCGGTTGCCGAGTGAGCGGGAACTGACGGACGCGCTGGGGGTCAGCCGTACGACGGTGGCATCGGCGTATCGCGAGCTGCGCGACAACGGGTACCTGACGAGCCGGCGTGGTTCGGGCAGCGTCACGGCGCTGCCGTCGAAGGTCGAGCCGGAGCTCGGGCGGCACCACGCGCCGGGGATCGACACCGAAGGGCTCTACGACTTCACCTGTGCGGCGCCGTCCGCGGTGCCCGGGATCAGTACGGCGGTGGCGTCGGCGGCCGGAGACCTGCCGCTGCACCTGGCGACGCCCGGGTACCACCCGCAGGGATTGCCGGTACTGCGGTCCGAGATCGCGGCGGCGTACTGCGAACGCGGGTTGCCGACGTCCGCGGATCAGATCATCGTGACCGCCGGGGCGCTCGCCGCGACGTCGATCGCGGTCCGGGCGATCACGCAGATCGGCGACCGGGTGCTGACCGAGAGCCCGACGCATCCGAACTCGGTGGACGCGATCCGGCGCAGCGGCTGCCGCGTGGTCGCCGTACCGATGTCACCCGGGGGCTGGGACCTGCCGTTGCTGGAAGCAACCATCCGGCAGACGGCGCCGCGGGCGGCGTGGCTGGTGGTGGACTTCCAGAACCCGACCGGTTTCCTGATGCCGGCCGCGGATCGGCAGCGGCTGGCGCGGGCGTTCGCGCGGTCGCGGACGACGGCGATCGTGGACGAGACGCTGTTCGAGCTGTCGCTCGACGGGCAGGAGATGCCGCCGCCGTTCGCGTCGTACGATCCCGACGGCGTAATCACGGTGGGGTCGGTCAGCAAGTCGTTCTGGGGCGGGCTGCGGATCGGGTGGATGCGGGTGCCGGAGCCGCTGGTGGCACGGGTCCTGGACGCCCGGGCGTCGATGGACCTCGGTGCGCCGGTGCTGGAGCAGTTGGTGGTCGCGGACCTGCTGCGGCAGCGGTCGACGATCCTGCCCGAACGCCGGGCCTCGCTGGCGCGGCGACGGGACGCGCTGGCCGGCGCGGTCTCCGCCGAGCTGCCGTCGTGGCGCTTCCGGCTGCCCGGTGGTGGACTGTCGCTGTGGTGTGAGCTGCCCGAGCCTGTCGGGTCGAGTCTGGTCGGGGTCGCGCAGCGCAACGGCGCGCTCCTGGTGGCAGGGTCCCGGTTCTCGCCCGACGGCGGTCTCGAGTCGTTCATCCGGTTGCCGTACACGCTCGACGAGGAGGGGTTGCGCGAGGGCGTGGGCCGGCTCGCCGCGTCGTACGCCTCCCTGACCAGCGGCTCAATCGCCCGGCGACCTGGGGTGATGATCGCCTGA
- a CDS encoding TetR family transcriptional regulator — translation MQHATSSRDTKAEIHRAAVHLFSTQGYDKTSLREIAEQVGITKASLYYHYSSKQDLLRAIVGTFLDDIFEVLRQVEDHPWSPEKERELLAAYVDVIIEHRSTGPTLLRDIAAVLAAFGDDLDNLIAQARRFQVWLAGPDPTPADRLRAAAAVETVGAAMSAELDLGISDAEIRAILLDAASAVLARRGTPVEG, via the coding sequence GTGCAGCACGCGACCAGTTCCCGGGACACCAAGGCGGAGATCCACCGCGCCGCGGTGCACCTGTTCTCGACACAGGGGTACGACAAGACCAGCCTGCGCGAGATCGCCGAGCAGGTCGGCATCACCAAGGCGTCGCTCTACTATCACTACTCGTCGAAGCAGGACCTGCTGCGCGCGATCGTCGGCACGTTCCTGGACGACATCTTCGAGGTACTGCGACAGGTCGAGGACCACCCGTGGTCGCCGGAGAAGGAACGCGAACTGCTCGCGGCGTACGTCGACGTGATCATCGAGCACCGCTCGACCGGTCCGACGCTGCTCCGCGACATCGCGGCCGTGCTGGCCGCCTTCGGGGACGACCTGGACAACCTGATCGCGCAGGCGCGGCGCTTCCAGGTCTGGCTCGCCGGTCCGGACCCGACGCCCGCCGACCGGCTGCGCGCGGCGGCGGCGGTCGAGACCGTCGGGGCCGCCATGTCCGCCGAGCTCGACCTCGGCATCAGCGACGCCGAGATCCGGGCGATCCTCCTGGACGCTGCCTCGGCGGTCCTCGCCCGCCGGGGAACACCGGTAGAAGGGTGA
- the msrA gene encoding peptide-methionine (S)-S-oxide reductase MsrA: MSFFTRNTAMVEPEAALPGRPTPGFTVPDENIVLHTPQTAAAPEGFEEVWFGTGCFWGTEEIFWQQPGVYTTAVGYAGGYTPNPTYEEVCTGRTGHAEAVRVVYDPTKTTFTDLLKVFWETHDPTQGMRQGNDLGSQYRSAIYYTTDAQRTEAERTRDLYAPVIKPLGYDDITTEIAPTQTFYYAEDYHQQYLHKNPNGYRCHSNTGVPFPADV; the protein is encoded by the coding sequence ATGTCGTTCTTCACCCGCAACACCGCCATGGTCGAGCCCGAGGCCGCCCTGCCCGGCCGGCCCACGCCCGGCTTCACCGTCCCCGACGAGAACATCGTCCTCCACACGCCGCAGACCGCTGCCGCGCCCGAGGGGTTCGAGGAGGTCTGGTTCGGCACCGGGTGCTTCTGGGGCACCGAGGAGATCTTCTGGCAGCAGCCGGGCGTGTACACCACGGCCGTCGGGTACGCGGGCGGTTACACACCGAACCCGACGTACGAGGAAGTCTGCACCGGCCGCACCGGTCACGCGGAGGCCGTCCGGGTCGTGTACGACCCGACCAAGACGACCTTCACCGACCTGCTGAAGGTGTTCTGGGAGACCCACGACCCGACCCAGGGCATGCGCCAGGGCAACGACCTCGGCTCGCAGTACCGCTCCGCGATCTACTACACCACCGACGCCCAGCGCACCGAGGCCGAACGCACCCGCGACCTCTACGCCCCCGTCATCAAGCCCCTCGGCTACGACGACATCACCACCGAAATAGCCCCCACCCAAACCTTCTACTACGCCGAGGACTACCACCAGCAGTACCTCCACAAAAACCCCAACGGCTACCGCTGCCACTCCAACACGGGTGTTCCGTTCCCGGCTGATGTCTGA
- a CDS encoding class I SAM-dependent methyltransferase, producing the protein MVARALSFGTVAEAYERFRPGYPVELLDLVMAYAGGPIRTALEFGAGTGKATRLFAQGGIAVTATDPDAAMLAELRKRLPPNVTTVQAAFEDLPLDSSYDLVYSAAALHWTNPEGRWDRMAALVRPGGVFTSFGVPIQLADPALKEAVRAARAPYLEDDGVPSPDGTPADRPMQWPGTELHQSQWFTDVRQSVIERRLTMSAHDYIGQLSTVSAYVMLQPADRDQVFRRILQVIPDTVELNTEIHVHLARRHHDRS; encoded by the coding sequence ATGGTTGCGCGGGCGTTGAGTTTCGGGACGGTGGCGGAGGCGTACGAGCGGTTCCGGCCTGGGTATCCGGTGGAACTCCTCGATCTGGTGATGGCGTACGCCGGTGGGCCGATCCGGACCGCGCTCGAGTTCGGCGCCGGGACAGGCAAGGCGACGCGGCTGTTCGCGCAGGGAGGGATCGCGGTCACGGCGACAGACCCTGATGCGGCCATGCTTGCGGAGCTACGCAAACGCCTGCCGCCGAACGTCACCACCGTGCAAGCCGCGTTCGAGGACCTGCCGCTCGATTCGTCGTACGACCTGGTGTATTCGGCGGCCGCACTCCATTGGACGAACCCTGAAGGCCGCTGGGACCGCATGGCCGCACTCGTCCGGCCGGGTGGTGTCTTCACCTCGTTCGGCGTACCGATCCAGTTGGCCGATCCGGCCCTCAAGGAGGCGGTGCGCGCGGCCCGTGCGCCGTACCTCGAGGACGACGGCGTCCCGTCGCCCGACGGCACACCCGCGGATCGCCCGATGCAGTGGCCCGGCACGGAGCTCCACCAGTCCCAATGGTTCACCGATGTCCGCCAGTCGGTGATCGAACGGCGCCTGACGATGAGCGCCCACGACTACATCGGACAACTCTCGACGGTCTCGGCGTACGTGATGCTCCAGCCCGCCGACCGAGACCAGGTCTTCCGCCGAATCCTCCAGGTCATCCCCGACACTGTGGAACTCAACACCGAGATCCATGTCCACCTCGCCCGCCGCCACCACGATCGATCGTGA
- the bfr gene encoding bacterioferritin codes for MQPVSPRVVELLNAALTLELTVINGYFLEARMLDNWGFGRLGKAFYDLSIDEMKDADTLISRILLFNGHPNLQKLGAVTVGEDAHEMLRLGMESEHSAVAQFNAAAQECHDLGDHGTAAVFEEMVRDEEQHVDWFESQLDAIERVGAQQYLAQQLDPARPSG; via the coding sequence GTGCAACCGGTTAGTCCACGCGTCGTCGAACTTCTCAACGCGGCGTTGACCCTTGAGCTGACGGTGATCAACGGGTACTTCCTGGAAGCCAGGATGCTCGACAACTGGGGCTTCGGCCGGCTGGGCAAAGCGTTCTACGACCTCTCCATCGACGAGATGAAGGACGCCGACACGCTGATCAGCCGCATCCTGTTGTTCAACGGTCACCCGAATCTGCAGAAGCTCGGTGCGGTGACCGTCGGCGAGGACGCCCACGAGATGCTCCGGCTGGGGATGGAGAGCGAGCACTCCGCGGTGGCCCAGTTCAACGCGGCCGCTCAGGAGTGCCACGACCTGGGCGACCACGGCACGGCCGCGGTCTTCGAGGAAATGGTCCGCGACGAGGAGCAACACGTGGACTGGTTCGAAAGCCAGCTCGACGCGATCGAGCGGGTAGGAGCCCAGCAGTACCTCGCCCAACAACTCGACCCAGCCAGGCCCTCCGGCTGA